The Longimicrobium sp. sequence CGATACCAGTTCCGGATTGATGTCATCCCGAAGGCGCTGAACCGACGCCTCGTTACGCTCCGAACCCTGGCGCCTGAGGGATCTGTGGCATGCTTCCGAGCCAAAGACCGCCTGTCTCTCCCAGAGCCGATCACAGGAATCCGAGCGAGCGGCCGCCTGCCGCTCGGATGCGGATCATAGATTCCTCACGGTGCCGCCAATCATCCGTGCGGTGGAAAGGACGGTGCAGCGGCTCCGTTCGGAATGACATCCTCTCGAGGGAATCGCACAGTTCGTCATCTCCGCGCCCTCCGCGTCTCCGCGTGAGACAATCTTTTCCCGGGCTGGGATGATACCAACTCCGGGTGAAGAATTGGTGCGACCCAGCCAATCCCGTGCTGCCGCGATGATAGATCCTTCGGCCTGCAAACGCTGGCACAGACGCTGATTACGGTCTTACCGGCCTCAGGATGACGTCAGCGTGGGGATCGGTCCGGGTGCTTCAACCCAATTGCCGGATTGGGATGAGAACAGATACGGAGGCACGGGGAGAGTTCTCCGTGCCTCCGTGTGACGAGATCGCGGTACCCGCGGCTGCGGGTCAGCCGGCGAAGCGCCACGGCGCGGCGGGAACGCGGGCACCGGTGGCGGCCTCTTCCAGCAGCCCCGCCATGCGCGGGTCGCCGGGAACGTCGGCCAGGTCGGCGCACACCGCCGTCGCCGCGACCCCCACCTCGCCGAGCCGGCGCTCCCACTCGGCGGCCGTGCGGCCGCGCAGCTGCGTGGCGATGCGCTCCTGGAGGCGCTCGGGCGGCCCGTCGGCCCGCGCGCCGCACACCGCGGCCGCGCTGCGCAGCGCCGCCGGCTCCGCCGCCTCCACCAGCAGGAACCCGTCGGCCGTCTCCACCGGCTGGTCCAGCGGCCCCCACACCGGCCGGCCCATCCGCCGCCCCCGCTCGTCGCCCGTGGCGATCCCCGCCAGGACGTGGGCCTGCAGCAGCGTGGCCGCCCCGAGCAGCGAGGTGTCGACCCGGCACCCGCGCCCCGTACGCTCGCGCAGGTAGAGGCCCGCGAGGATCCCCTCGCAGGCCAGCAGGCCGCCCATGATGTCCACGTACGCCATGCGCGAGGGCGCCGGCGGCTCGCCCTCGGGCGTGATCCCCTCGGCGCACCCGGAGTACGCCTGCACCAGGAAGTCGCCCGCGATCAGGTCGCTCTCGGGCCCCCACCCCGAGGCGTAGGCGTACACCAGCCCGGGGTTGCGGCGGGCCAGGTCGGCCGAATCGAGCCCCAGCCTGGCCGCCCGCCCCGGGCGCCAGTTGTGGAGGCAGACGTCGGCGCCGGCCGCCAGCTCGGCCAGCCGCTCCCGCCCCTGGGGCGACTTGTAGTCGACCTCCTCCACCTCCTTGCCGCGGTTGTACGCCAGGTAGGCGGAATGGAGCGACTTCAGCGGCGCCACCCGCCCGATGTCGCCCCCCGGCCGCTCGACCTTCACCACGTGCGCCCCCAGCAGGCGCAGCAGGTGCCCCGCCAGCGGGCCCTGCAGCCGCGTGGTGACGTCGATCACCCGCATCCCCGCGAGCGGCGCGCCCCCGGCGGGCGGCGCGGCGGCCGCCGCCTCGCGGCGGCCGCCCGGAACGATCGACCAGGGGTCGGCCGCGCCCCGCCCCAGCGAGTCCAGCACCTCGGGATAGCCGCGGACGCGCCGCACCACCGCCCCCGACGCGGCCGCCGCGGCGTGCACGTCGTCGAGCGTGCGGCCCGCGGCCGCGCGGTGCAGCGCCCGGGGAAGGAGGCAGCGCGCGCTCAGGTAGCGGAAGACGTAGGTGGGCCACGCGGCCTGGACCTCGGCGCGGTCGGCGCCCAGCTGGGTCCAGAACGCCTCCCACACGTCGGGGGTGAGCGCCTCCAACTCCACCGCGTGCCCGTCGGCGGTGAGGAAGGGGGGTGCGGGGCGGGCGTCGGGCGAGCGCCGGAGCGCCTCGTCGGCGGTGCGGCGCAGCCACGGGTCGCCGCTGGTGGCGATGGCCAGGTGGTGCGACAGGAGGATCAGCGCGCCCTGCAGCACGGAGGTCTCCACGCCGCGGACGGCGAGCCCGCGCTGGCGGGCGATCAGCGCGGCCAGCACCCCCTGCGCGGCGATGACCCCCGCGGCCGCCGACGCCACCTCGAGCCCCAGGCGCCGGGGACGTCCCCGGTCGCGCCCGTGCACCGCCATCACCCCCGAAACCGCCTGCACCAGCGGCTCGGAGCGGGGCTCCGGCCCGTCCCCCGGCGCGGGGGGCGCCCAGCGCAGCGTGCAGCGAACGCCCTCGCCGCCGGCGGTGGGGCGCACCTCCAGCTCGCCCGCCAGCGCCGGGTCGCCGCCGGCCCGCTCCTCGCGCCGGGCGCCCAGCCGCGCCAGATGGGCGGCGCAGATCCGGGCCGGGAGCGCGTCACCCGCGGCGGCCACGGCCAAGTCGCCCAGCAGGGGGGGAACGGAAGCGGAGCGGGGCGATTCGGTCAGGAGCATGCCGTCCTCCCATGGAGCGGGTGCGGGCCCGTGCCGGGTCCGCGGAGGAGTGGTTCGAAGCGGATCCATCCACCCGGCGTCCGCCGCGGCGGGGACGGCGGACGCCCGCGGGGCGGGGACGCCGTCCGCCCTTTCGCGACGCGCACCGATCGTCGCCCCGCCGCGCCCGGTACCTCCACCGGGATCACGTCGTCGCTGCCGCCGGGACTGGCGTCCCCCGGCGCGGTCAGGCCGGAACGGGGCGTCCCCGGGCCTCCACCTGGCCGCGGAGCGCGGGGAGGTCCACCTTGCCCAGCGGCGTGCGGGGGATCTGGTCCAGCAGGCACAGCTCGCGCGGGAGCTTGTGCGGCGCCAGCGCGCCGCCCAGCTCCGCGCGCAGCGCCTCGAGGGAGGGCTCGGCGCCGGGCTCGGGCACCACGCAGGCGCACACCGTCTCGCCGTAGACCGCGTGGGGAAGCCCCAGCACCGCCGCGTCGCGGACGCCGGGGCAGCGCAGGAGCGCGCCCTCCACCTCCACCGGGTCCACCTTCAGGCCGCCGCTGTTGATCTGGTGCTTGATCCTCCCCAGCACGTACAGCCGCCCCTCGTCGTCCAACCGGCCCAGGTCGCCGGAGTGGTACCACCCGTCCGCGACGGGCGCGGGGTCGCCCCAGTAGCGGACGGGGAAGAACGCGCGCGAGAAGGCGATCTCGCCCACCTCGCCCGGCGGCAGGGGCTCGCGCCCGGGGCCCAGGACGGCCACCGAGCCCGGCGAGGGACGCCCCACCGAGCCGCGCAGCACGTCGTCGCGGTCGGTGGTCACCACCCCCACCCCCTCGCTGGACCCGTACATCAGCATGAACTCCATCCCCAGCTCGTCGTAGACGGCGCGCAGGAGCGCGGGCGGGAACGAGGCGGCGCTCCCGATCCCCATCCGCAGCGTGCGCAGGTCGTGGCGGGCGGGGTCGCGGCGGTCCAGCAGGAGGCGGAAGTGCGCGGCCGAGCCGCTCACCACCGTCACCCCCTCCTCGGTGATCCGGCGGAGCGCCTCGGCGGCGTCGAAGCGCTCGAGGAGCACCAGCCGCCCCCCGGTGGACAGGGCGCTCATGGCCATCATCATCCCGAAGCCATGCGAGAGCGGGAGGTACGCCAGGTGCACGTCGCCGGGCCCGAAGCCGAGGCGGTCGGCCAGCCGGCGCCAGCGCATCCGCAGGTTGCCGTGCGTGCTCACCGGCGCCTTGGGCCGCCCCGTGGTTCCCGAGGTCACGAAGATGGCGGCGGGGTCGGCGGGGTCGGGGCCGTCGGGAACCTCGATCCCCCGCTCGCCGCCGGCCTCGCAGGCGGCGATCACGGCGGAGAGGCGGACGCACCCCTCGGGCGGGGCCAGGCCGCCCACCACCAGGACGCGGAGCCCGGGGCGCGCCGCGCGGAGCTCGTCCAGCGCCGCGAAGGGGTCGCCCGCGCCGGCCGCCGGCTCGAAGACCAGCGCCGAGGCGCCGGTGAGCTCCACCAGCGCCGAGAGCTCGGCCGCGGTGAGGCCGTGGTCGGCCCCCACGTGCACGGCCCCGGCGGTCCACGCCGCGCCCGCGGCCACCAGGAGCTCGGGGCGGTTGGAGAGCGGGCACAGCACGCGGTCGCCCGCCCCGATCCCCAGGTCGCGGTACAGCGCCGCCACCGCCGTGATCGCGTCGCCCAGCTGGGCGTAGGTGGTGCGCCGGCCGCCATGGACCAGCGCGGTCCGCTGCGGCCAGCGGATCCACGCGCCGTGCAGCGCGCCGGCCAGGGTTTCCGGGTTCATCGTGCGCTTCGCTCCATGGCTGCGGGGTGCGGGACGTTCTCCACGGATAGCGGCGGAGGGGCGCCCGGCATTCTCCCTGGTTGCGCGTTTGGCCGCGGCGCGCCGGTGACCGGCGGCAGCTGCTCGGTGAAGGGAGGCGTTTCGTCGGTGTAGGGGAGGGGGACCGGCGGCATGGCGGTGAGCCCGCGCGGCACCGCGGCGTCGTCGATGCGCGCCTGCTCCATGTCTTCGCGCAGCCCGGGGCGGGCGAAGCGGGCCGCGGCCGCCGCGGGGACCACGAAGGGGCGCGCCTCGCGCTGGAAGTCCAGCCCGGGGTCTTCGTCGTTCACGATCCCCTCCAGCACCAGCAGCGCCAGGATCGGCATCACGAAGGCGCTGGTGCCGCGCAGGCCGTGCCTCGCCTGGATGTCGAACAGGCGCCCCACGAAGCCGGCCACCCGGAACTCGCGGGCCGGCACGCGCGACACGCGGTCGACCAGCGCGGCGATCTCGGCCTCGAAGGCGCCGTAGGCCAGCCCGGGGGGCACGGAGACGGCCATCTCGCGGGTGATCCGCGCGCAGCGGACGCCGTCGCCGGTGGCCAGCGCCAGGAAGAACTCCGCGAACTTCGCCCGCGCGTACGGGGCCGTCTCGGCCACGAAGCCGAAGTCCAGGAGCGCGGCGCGCCCGCCGTCCAGGAAGGCCAGGTTGCCGCGGTGCATGTCGCAGTGGATGCACCCCTCCTCGAAGATCATCCGGTAGAGCGCGCGCACCGCCGAGCGGAGGGCGGCGCGCCGGTCGCCGGTGCCGCGGGCCGGATGCCCCCGGAAGCCCTCGACGAACTCCATGGTCAGGATCGACGCGCTGCTCAGCTCGTCGACCAGCGCGGGCACCACCACCCCCGGCTCGGCGGCCAGCGCGGCGCGGAGCCGGCGGCTGGCGGCCGCCTCGGCGCGGAAGTCGAGCTGGCGCTCCAGGCAGGCGCAGAGGTCGTCGACCGCGGCCCGGAGAGGAACCGGCCGGAGCGGCGGGAGGCGGGCGGCCCACCGGGCGCCCAGCCGCAGGAGGCGCAGGTCGGCCTCCATGCGGCGCGCCACGTCGGGGCGCCGCACCTTGACCGCCACCACCCGCCCGTCGCGGAGCCGCCCGCGGTAGACGGTGGCGATGCTCGCGCTGGCCACCGGCGCGGGATCGAGCTCCTCGAAGGCCGCGCCGAGCCGGGTGCCCAGCTCCTCGCGGAAGAGCCGGGGGACCACGTGGAAGGGCCCGGGGGGAAGCCGGTCCTGCAGGCGCGCCAGGTGACGGATGGCGTCGTCGCTCAGCAGGTCGCGGCGGGTGCCCAGGAGCTGGCCGAGCTTGATGTACGTGGGCCCCAGCGCCTCGAACAGCTCCGCCAGCGTGCGCCCCGCGATGCTCGCGCGCGGTTCGCCGCTCCGCCCCAGCCCGGCGGCCGCCAGCCGGGCTCCCAGCCGCGCGGCCGCGGCCAGGCCGTGCCCGGCCAGCGCGAGCGCGCGGAGCGCGGGCGCCAGTCTCCCCATGCGTCCCTCCCGGGTCAGGCCAGGCCCGCGGCGGCGAGCCGCTCGGCCAGGAGGAGCGGAAGGGAAACCAGGATCGGCGGGTCGATCGCCGCGCCGGGGCGCAGCACCACCTCCACGCCGCGGACCCCGCCCCCCTCCGTCACCGTCACCGGCCCCCCCGCGCCGCGCAGCACGTCTTCGTGCAGCAGGCCGCCCTTCTCGGCCAGCGGGAGCGCGACACCCGCGGCGAAGACGTGCCAGGTGCCGTACCC is a genomic window containing:
- a CDS encoding AarF/UbiB family protein, coding for MGRLAPALRALALAGHGLAAAARLGARLAAAGLGRSGEPRASIAGRTLAELFEALGPTYIKLGQLLGTRRDLLSDDAIRHLARLQDRLPPGPFHVVPRLFREELGTRLGAAFEELDPAPVASASIATVYRGRLRDGRVVAVKVRRPDVARRMEADLRLLRLGARWAARLPPLRPVPLRAAVDDLCACLERQLDFRAEAAASRRLRAALAAEPGVVVPALVDELSSASILTMEFVEGFRGHPARGTGDRRAALRSAVRALYRMIFEEGCIHCDMHRGNLAFLDGGRAALLDFGFVAETAPYARAKFAEFFLALATGDGVRCARITREMAVSVPPGLAYGAFEAEIAALVDRVSRVPAREFRVAGFVGRLFDIQARHGLRGTSAFVMPILALLVLEGIVNDEDPGLDFQREARPFVVPAAAAARFARPGLREDMEQARIDDAAVPRGLTAMPPVPLPYTDETPPFTEQLPPVTGAPRPNAQPGRMPGAPPPLSVENVPHPAAMERSAR
- a CDS encoding CoA transferase — translated: MLLTESPRSASVPPLLGDLAVAAAGDALPARICAAHLARLGARREERAGGDPALAGELEVRPTAGGEGVRCTLRWAPPAPGDGPEPRSEPLVQAVSGVMAVHGRDRGRPRRLGLEVASAAAGVIAAQGVLAALIARQRGLAVRGVETSVLQGALILLSHHLAIATSGDPWLRRTADEALRRSPDARPAPPFLTADGHAVELEALTPDVWEAFWTQLGADRAEVQAAWPTYVFRYLSARCLLPRALHRAAAGRTLDDVHAAAAASGAVVRRVRGYPEVLDSLGRGAADPWSIVPGGRREAAAAAPPAGGAPLAGMRVIDVTTRLQGPLAGHLLRLLGAHVVKVERPGGDIGRVAPLKSLHSAYLAYNRGKEVEEVDYKSPQGRERLAELAAGADVCLHNWRPGRAARLGLDSADLARRNPGLVYAYASGWGPESDLIAGDFLVQAYSGCAEGITPEGEPPAPSRMAYVDIMGGLLACEGILAGLYLRERTGRGCRVDTSLLGAATLLQAHVLAGIATGDERGRRMGRPVWGPLDQPVETADGFLLVEAAEPAALRSAAAVCGARADGPPERLQERIATQLRGRTAAEWERRLGEVGVAATAVCADLADVPGDPRMAGLLEEAATGARVPAAPWRFAG
- a CDS encoding fatty acid--CoA ligase family protein, which gives rise to MNPETLAGALHGAWIRWPQRTALVHGGRRTTYAQLGDAITAVAALYRDLGIGAGDRVLCPLSNRPELLVAAGAAWTAGAVHVGADHGLTAAELSALVELTGASALVFEPAAGAGDPFAALDELRAARPGLRVLVVGGLAPPEGCVRLSAVIAACEAGGERGIEVPDGPDPADPAAIFVTSGTTGRPKAPVSTHGNLRMRWRRLADRLGFGPGDVHLAYLPLSHGFGMMMAMSALSTGGRLVLLERFDAAEALRRITEEGVTVVSGSAAHFRLLLDRRDPARHDLRTLRMGIGSAASFPPALLRAVYDELGMEFMLMYGSSEGVGVVTTDRDDVLRGSVGRPSPGSVAVLGPGREPLPPGEVGEIAFSRAFFPVRYWGDPAPVADGWYHSGDLGRLDDEGRLYVLGRIKHQINSGGLKVDPVEVEGALLRCPGVRDAAVLGLPHAVYGETVCACVVPEPGAEPSLEALRAELGGALAPHKLPRELCLLDQIPRTPLGKVDLPALRGQVEARGRPVPA